In Mixophyes fleayi isolate aMixFle1 chromosome 11, aMixFle1.hap1, whole genome shotgun sequence, one DNA window encodes the following:
- the LOC142107370 gene encoding E3 ubiquitin-protein ligase TRIM39-like, which translates to MASADLRQELDCSICLNIYTDPVTLRCGHNFCQVCIDRVLDTQEGSGVYTCPECRAEFKKRPALIRNITLCNIVGSFLSIRPDQEETGTFCIYCVDSPVPATKSCLHYEAPLCDKHLRVHSKSAEHVLCDPTTSPWNRKCSVHRKILDFYCTDDSVCICAYCCVIGEHRGHLVEMLDVASEKKKEKLRNVLQKLTTKKEETEKRVQRLQEHMIEDQERAAGVTERVTALFRDIRRQLEDLEKRVLSEISRQEESVSLSVSDLIQQLEINKDELSRKMHHIEELCNMSDPVTVLLEPDTGDLCDTEDKERHDNQGNSVRDLDVSVISGTLHTLSDIIRGIIRGIYVQEPTDILLNVNTAANNIHISSDRKSTSWSHRMQNYRERPERFQSHPQVLSTESFSSGRHYWEVEVSKSVSWRVGMCYPSIDRRGGQSRIGDNNKSWGLRWHNKEYAVIHEKKEIQLRGNIPCDRVRIYLDYEAGQLSFYSLCDPTSHLYTFTATFTEPLHAALCVWDGCIKITGGVKTLEK; encoded by the coding sequence atggcgtctgctgatctgaggcaggagctggactgttccatctgcctgaacatttatacagatcctgtaacactgagatgtggacacaacttctgccaggtctgtattgatcgtgtgctggatacacaggaagggtctggagtttatacctgtcctgaatgcagagcagagttCAAGAAACGTCCTGCACTGATAAGGAACATAACTCTGTGTAACATAGTGGGGAGTTTCCTGTCTATTCGGCCAGATCAAGAGGAGACTGGGACCTTCTGCATTTACTGTGTGGACTCTCCTGTACCTGCTACTAAATCCTGTCTGCATTATGAAGCTCCTCTCTGTGATAAACACCTaagagtacacagcaagtcagcagaacatGTCTTATGTGATCCCACCACTTCCCCGTGGAACAGAAAATGCTCTGTCCATAGGAAGATCCTAGACTTTTACTGCACTGATGACTCTGTCTGTATCTGTGCGTACTGCTGTGTGATTGGGGAACATAGAGGACACTTGGTGGAGATGCTCGATGTGGCttctgagaagaagaaggagaaactgagaaatgttctgcagaaactgaccacaaagaaagaggagactgagaaaagagtccagagaCTGCAGGAGCACATGATAGAAGATCAGGAAAGAGCAGCTGGTGTAACAGAGAGagtcactgccctgtttagagacatcaggagacagctggaagacctagagaagagagtcctaagtgagatctccaggcaggaagagagcgtttcactctcagtctccgatctgatccagcagctggaaataaacaaggacgagctgtccaggaagatgcatcacattgaggagctgtgtaacatgtctgatccagtgactgtcttactggaaccagacacaggtgacttgtgtgaCACTGAGGACAAAGAGAGACATGATAACCAGGGCAATAGTGTAAGAGATCTGGATGTGAGTGTCATCTCAGGGACACTACAcacattatctgatataataagAGGTATAATTAGAGGGATCTATGTACAGGAACCTACAGACATATTACTGAATGTAAACACAGCtgctaataatatacatatatcaagcGACAGGAAATCTACATCATGGTCACATAGAATGCAGAATTATCGAGAAAGACCAGAGAGATTTCAGAGTCATCCTCAGGTATTAAGCACAGAGAGCTTTTCGTCGgggcgacattactgggaagtggagGTCAGTAAATCAGTGAGCTGGagggtagggatgtgttatcccagtatagacaggagaggaggtCAGTCACGCATTGGCGATAATAACAAGTCCTGGGGTTTGAGGTGGCACAATAAAGAGTATGCAGTGATACATGAAAAGAAAGAGATCCAGTTACGTGGCAATATTCCCTGTGATAGagtgaggatatatctggattatgaggctggacagctgtccttttattctctgtgtgaccctACCAGCCACTTATACAccttcactgccaccttcactgagccccttcatgctgcattatgtGTATGGGATGGATGTATAAAGATTACTGGGGGCGTCAAGACCTTGGAGAAATGA